Proteins encoded within one genomic window of Flavobacterium sp. NG2:
- a CDS encoding Ig-like domain-containing protein: MQAKNFKQIKKQVSLILIAAVILFSCSSSPNEEPATVNSKPTAQDDNLTVNRNSSSGVANQVTVSSNDNIGKDGGSGDNFKLLSNATNGTVTEIRDGVFEYIPKANFHGSDSFTYTITDKDGDKATATVHVTVNFVLVAADFNNIDPNLPSFVSLQNTTPEGKKWVKQENLSDEFNSWDANKWFKSTWNYGVPVFMSTSSANSGVADGNLWIKATLNETNPEGRWFQSARIHSKTKISYPMYTEARIKAAHISAYNTYWLNNGNSTNRDEIDIIENNSKPSCGCQPNFPLQMNSQYFHADSNKTPVEIRNEDNFHQNNLSSVNPLKGVKWNENYHTFGVWWKDSKNIQFYLDGEPAGKVVVGQDRSGQTYINREFTRELEIIFDLWTADASWLGGLASKSDLGDNSINTMKVDWVRTWKLENK, encoded by the coding sequence ATGCAAGCAAAAAACTTTAAGCAAATTAAAAAACAAGTTAGCCTCATTTTGATAGCTGCGGTTATTTTATTCAGTTGTAGTAGTTCTCCAAATGAAGAACCTGCAACTGTGAATAGTAAACCTACAGCCCAGGACGATAATCTAACTGTAAATAGAAACAGTAGTTCTGGAGTGGCTAACCAAGTGACGGTTTCTTCCAATGATAACATAGGTAAAGATGGTGGTAGTGGTGATAATTTTAAATTATTGTCAAATGCCACAAATGGTACGGTAACTGAAATTAGAGACGGGGTTTTTGAATACATTCCCAAAGCAAATTTTCATGGATCGGATAGTTTTACCTACACCATAACTGACAAAGATGGCGACAAAGCTACAGCAACTGTTCATGTTACAGTAAATTTTGTACTTGTAGCTGCAGATTTTAACAATATTGATCCTAATTTACCTTCTTTCGTATCCTTACAGAATACCACGCCAGAGGGTAAAAAATGGGTAAAACAAGAAAATTTATCGGATGAATTTAACAGCTGGGATGCTAACAAATGGTTTAAATCTACATGGAATTACGGCGTTCCTGTTTTTATGTCTACATCTAGTGCTAATTCTGGAGTTGCTGATGGAAATTTATGGATAAAAGCTACGTTGAATGAAACTAATCCTGAAGGGCGCTGGTTTCAGTCGGCTAGGATTCACTCTAAGACTAAGATTAGTTACCCTATGTACACTGAGGCGAGAATTAAAGCAGCACATATTTCGGCCTACAATACTTATTGGCTAAATAACGGAAACTCCACAAATAGAGATGAGATTGATATTATTGAAAACAACTCAAAGCCTTCTTGTGGTTGTCAACCTAATTTTCCATTGCAAATGAATTCGCAATATTTTCATGCTGATTCAAATAAAACACCTGTTGAAATAAGGAATGAGGACAATTTTCATCAAAACAATTTATCAAGTGTGAATCCGCTTAAAGGAGTAAAGTGGAACGAAAACTACCACACTTTCGGGGTTTGGTGGAAAGATTCTAAAAACATTCAATTTTATCTTGATGGTGAGCCAGCGGGTAAGGTAGTGGTAGGACAAGACCGTTCAGGACAAACCTATATCAATCGTGAGTTTACAAGAGAATTAGAGATCATTTTTGACCTATGGACAGCCGATGCTAGTTGGCTAGGTGGTCTTGCATCCAAATCTGATTTAGGGGATAATTCAATCAATACAATGAAAGTGGACTGGGTAAGAACTTGGAAATTAGAAAATAAATAA
- a CDS encoding family 16 glycosylhydrolase, translating into MKTKIILLLTMAFLTNAYSQDLTIPPKKYADSITLEKAPKRLNNTFPLSDQKNSSKWVLLKEYSDEFDSNNLNESKWFPNNPKWKGRQPTYFHPSNISLNKGELVIKVNQHGDEKLPEGFTHSTGFIKSKKQFLYGYFEAECKLMDAPWVSGFWMTNVSKDWWTEIDICENAPGVLQNRHDLNSNIHVFKSPENQGNVKAHFSRTEKYYFPKELQADYHVWGLEWTPEYIRFYIDGILFREAKNTHWHQPLEINFNCESNKWFGALPDDNSLNGEMRVKYFRAWQKK; encoded by the coding sequence ATGAAAACAAAAATCATCCTACTACTTACTATGGCTTTTTTAACAAATGCCTACTCCCAGGATTTAACAATACCTCCCAAAAAATATGCTGATTCTATTACGTTAGAAAAAGCACCTAAAAGACTCAATAATACATTTCCGCTTTCAGACCAAAAAAACAGTTCAAAATGGGTATTGCTAAAAGAATATTCAGACGAATTTGATTCGAATAATTTAAACGAAAGCAAATGGTTTCCTAATAACCCTAAATGGAAAGGCCGTCAGCCCACGTATTTTCACCCTTCAAATATCAGTTTAAACAAAGGTGAATTAGTGATTAAGGTGAACCAACATGGAGATGAAAAATTACCCGAGGGTTTTACACACTCAACAGGATTTATTAAAAGCAAAAAACAATTTTTATACGGTTATTTTGAAGCTGAATGCAAATTGATGGATGCTCCTTGGGTATCAGGTTTTTGGATGACCAATGTAAGCAAAGACTGGTGGACAGAAATTGATATTTGCGAAAATGCCCCAGGAGTTCTACAAAACCGTCATGACTTGAATTCGAATATTCACGTTTTTAAATCACCCGAAAATCAAGGCAATGTAAAAGCTCATTTTTCCAGAACCGAAAAATATTATTTCCCAAAAGAGTTACAAGCTGACTATCATGTTTGGGGATTAGAATGGACGCCTGAATACATTCGGTTTTACATTGACGGCATCTTGTTTAGAGAAGCTAAAAATACGCATTGGCACCAGCCACTAGAAATTAATTTCAATTGTGAATCCAACAAATGGTTTGGCGCCTTACCTGATGACAACAGCTTAAATGGAGAAATGCGTGTGAAATATTTTAGAGCTTGGCAGAAAAAATAA
- a CDS encoding sulfatase-like hydrolase/transferase, which produces MNTKVYVLAMIALISLIPKVTAQNQSKKPNILWILTDDQRKDSNGYYNQITSGKNDSPLGYVSSPNLDALAKEGIVFTNMYCNSPACAPSRNGILAGKYPHHSGVYGFEYFNGEAPFFTKTMPQIMAENGYETSLFGKAGYRNKSVDKKSKEVYKGFYQQYILDTELSKAGITDWNSAAIYGKQPNGKSGKLDTRVEFYYPNGEKKSWSRENTISDEEKAIKASVEKELDILYHNTTDGEESGLIIGGVNSMPADKTLDGNILTEYLNYLKNQGQPYKSLQGIKMNGADSRKPIFTSLSFHFPHTPVMPPKEFRDRFKDKVYKIPEFDKKEELSKLPKQLVDLYKKLQIDGYSYKEKQQAIRDYYAFCAYGDFIIGKAIEAFKVYSQKNNQEYVILYTSGDHGWQLGEQGIESKFSPWDLSTHTTGILVSSDKKAIPAGKVYEGFTEYVDIMPTVLAAGGVDLSDKEYDFLDGYNMAALYANKKLNKEYIIGEINSVAGPRTYMRTRDFAFSMRPRPLNGGPGGKYKPNENVRWGLDAPREEVQLALYDLRKDPMERNNVANDKKYIELTDWFRKKLGNIVLGDGRIECDWKQKDVYSRTDFALGADDKKINIPSAIIPK; this is translated from the coding sequence ATGAATACAAAAGTATATGTGCTTGCAATGATAGCTTTGATATCATTGATACCAAAAGTAACAGCGCAAAATCAATCTAAGAAACCCAATATTCTTTGGATTTTAACAGATGATCAAAGAAAAGACTCTAATGGATATTATAATCAAATTACGTCTGGAAAAAATGATAGCCCACTGGGGTATGTTTCATCTCCTAACTTGGATGCATTGGCAAAAGAAGGAATCGTCTTTACTAATATGTACTGCAATTCACCTGCTTGTGCCCCCTCTAGAAATGGTATTCTAGCAGGTAAATATCCTCATCATTCTGGAGTGTATGGTTTTGAATATTTTAATGGAGAAGCTCCATTTTTTACAAAAACAATGCCTCAGATCATGGCTGAAAATGGGTATGAAACTAGCTTGTTTGGAAAAGCGGGATACCGTAACAAAAGTGTAGATAAAAAGAGTAAAGAAGTTTATAAAGGCTTTTATCAACAATATATTTTAGATACAGAATTGTCTAAGGCTGGAATTACGGATTGGAATAGCGCTGCCATTTATGGTAAGCAACCTAATGGTAAATCAGGGAAATTAGATACTCGAGTGGAGTTTTATTATCCAAACGGAGAAAAGAAATCATGGAGTAGGGAAAATACCATATCTGATGAAGAAAAAGCAATTAAAGCATCGGTTGAAAAGGAATTGGATATACTTTACCACAATACAACAGATGGCGAAGAATCGGGACTAATAATTGGAGGAGTAAACTCGATGCCTGCTGACAAAACCTTAGACGGCAATATTTTGACTGAGTATTTGAATTATCTAAAAAATCAAGGTCAGCCTTATAAGTCATTACAAGGTATAAAAATGAATGGAGCCGATTCAAGGAAGCCCATTTTTACGAGTTTAAGTTTTCATTTTCCTCATACACCCGTAATGCCTCCAAAGGAATTTAGGGATCGTTTTAAGGATAAGGTATATAAAATACCTGAATTTGACAAAAAAGAAGAGTTAAGCAAGTTGCCAAAGCAGTTGGTTGATTTATACAAAAAACTGCAAATTGATGGGTATTCGTATAAAGAAAAACAGCAGGCTATACGTGATTATTATGCGTTTTGTGCTTATGGTGATTTTATTATTGGTAAAGCCATTGAAGCATTCAAAGTTTATTCTCAAAAAAACAATCAAGAATACGTGATTTTATATACCTCAGGAGATCACGGTTGGCAATTGGGTGAACAAGGAATTGAATCTAAATTTTCGCCTTGGGATTTGTCAACTCATACTACAGGTATTTTAGTTTCCTCGGATAAAAAAGCCATTCCAGCCGGAAAAGTATATGAAGGCTTTACCGAATACGTTGATATTATGCCAACAGTTTTGGCTGCAGGCGGAGTTGATTTGTCAGATAAAGAATATGATTTTTTAGATGGTTATAATATGGCTGCATTGTATGCCAATAAAAAACTAAACAAAGAATATATCATTGGAGAAATTAATAGTGTTGCTGGTCCGCGAACTTATATGCGTACAAGAGATTTTGCTTTTTCGATGCGACCAAGACCTTTAAATGGTGGCCCTGGTGGAAAATATAAACCGAATGAAAATGTTCGCTGGGGATTAGATGCCCCAAGAGAAGAAGTGCAACTCGCCTTATATGATTTGCGTAAAGACCCTATGGAACGCAATAATGTGGCAAATGACAAAAAGTATATCGAATTGACAGATTGGTTTCGCAAAAAACTGGGGAATATTGTTTTGGGTGATGGTCGTATTGAATGTGATTGGAAGCAAAAGGATGTGTACAGTCGGACTGATTTTGCGTTAGGAGCTGATGATAAGAAGATAAATATTCCTTCGGCCATAATTCCAAAATAA